The Chryseobacterium nakagawai genome has a segment encoding these proteins:
- a CDS encoding patatin-like phospholipase family protein, with translation MKNEDLNKILQDDSLSQASKDKLTSLYGNIAVKEFSDLLDAEGNQYIEFVQEGGGVWGSALVGYLYGLEIFGIRFLKVAGTSAGAINTMLIAACKTKEEPKSELIKNILFNWNFADFMDGKTYVKTTLHAMLNNKNFFKINAIIAAILFIILVSIPFAVSPGSILSAKLMFLIPLIPALILFLCIKKLYNNFRKENSGLNPGNIFLNTMKTALDNFGIKTVADLNEKFIQKEHDLNLNYRYGNGQEYYNITLASIEKIKAKNLEHIDQTRYKIFYDSTVNNDYYKNNPFYLLRSEYVVITTDINAKIKVELPTMANLYWSEEELKHISPAEFVRASMSVPFFFEPFQKRINKDDSSVKYAWRFWMNTKKEDINPVGVFIDGGSISNFPIDLFHADEVFYPRMPLFGVQLTSDSDLLSEKGKTSEEIMNTPFSYAGNIINTLKGFNDKTFLTKHSFYKLYSIQTVNCGTSSWLNFFMKKEEKEDLFNRGFQAALDFLNHFDWEKYKYERMMLSMKEKKILKEEDTPTVG, from the coding sequence ATGAAAAATGAAGATCTTAATAAAATTCTGCAAGATGATTCTCTTTCACAGGCATCCAAAGATAAGCTAACTTCTTTGTATGGAAATATTGCTGTCAAGGAATTTTCTGATCTTTTAGATGCGGAAGGTAATCAGTATATAGAATTTGTACAGGAAGGTGGCGGTGTCTGGGGAAGTGCCCTGGTAGGTTACCTGTATGGATTGGAGATCTTCGGAATCCGTTTTCTGAAAGTCGCAGGAACCAGTGCCGGGGCGATCAATACGATGCTTATTGCAGCCTGCAAAACGAAAGAAGAGCCTAAAAGTGAACTTATCAAAAATATTCTTTTCAATTGGAATTTTGCTGATTTTATGGATGGGAAAACGTATGTTAAAACGACTCTCCATGCAATGCTAAACAATAAAAATTTCTTTAAAATCAATGCTATTATTGCGGCTATTTTATTCATTATTCTTGTCAGCATCCCTTTTGCAGTATCTCCGGGAAGTATCCTGAGCGCCAAACTGATGTTTTTAATTCCTTTGATTCCGGCTCTTATTCTTTTTCTATGTATCAAAAAATTATACAACAATTTCAGAAAGGAAAATAGCGGCCTTAATCCTGGAAATATTTTTTTGAATACCATGAAAACAGCTCTGGACAATTTTGGAATTAAAACGGTAGCCGATCTCAATGAGAAATTTATACAAAAAGAGCATGATCTCAACCTTAACTACCGCTATGGGAATGGGCAGGAATATTACAATATCACTTTAGCCAGTATTGAAAAAATCAAGGCTAAAAATCTGGAACATATCGATCAAACCAGATATAAAATTTTCTATGACAGTACGGTTAATAATGATTACTACAAAAACAATCCTTTTTACCTTCTCCGGTCAGAATATGTTGTGATTACCACAGACATCAATGCCAAAATAAAGGTAGAATTGCCCACCATGGCCAATTTATACTGGTCTGAGGAGGAGTTAAAGCACATCAGTCCGGCTGAGTTTGTGAGAGCGTCAATGTCTGTCCCTTTTTTCTTTGAACCTTTTCAGAAGAGAATCAATAAAGATGACAGTTCTGTAAAATATGCCTGGAGATTCTGGATGAATACCAAAAAAGAAGATATTAATCCAGTTGGTGTTTTCATTGATGGTGGCAGTATTTCGAATTTCCCTATTGATTTGTTTCATGCAGATGAAGTCTTTTATCCAAGGATGCCTCTTTTCGGGGTACAACTAACAAGTGATTCTGATCTTCTGTCTGAAAAAGGGAAAACCAGTGAGGAAATTATGAACACTCCTTTCAGCTACGCAGGGAATATCATCAATACTTTAAAGGGCTTTAATGATAAAACCTTTCTTACTAAACATAGTTTCTACAAGCTTTACAGCATACAGACTGTCAATTGCGGAACCAGCAGCTGGCTCAATTTCTTTATGAAAAAGGAAGAGAAAGAAGATCTTTTCAACAGAGGCTTTCAGGCAGCTCTCGACTTTCTGAATCATTTTGATTGGGAGAAATACAAATACGAACGCATGATGCTTTCAATGAAGGAGAAAAAAATACTGAAGGAAGAGGATACGCCAACGGTGGGATAA
- a CDS encoding magnesium transporter CorA family protein, with protein MPIDTIYRSTHCEWVDVEAPTAEDLKFLHERYEINNLLLEDTIDPNHLPKYEEDGNVKFFLLRESTELERKNLNTISDISTKIAIFILDKTIITIHRMKTRSISETKKKLTLTQEEVSPQKVALMIAILIMKSFDDESISLLETMDNIENEIFLKNTNHTSQIRRLYKLKRKSGLNSRVLVISTDAIDKFKLLNLQDSEIVDLKDKHKDVVADFDHLNIQITNLISMFLALSDQKANQVMKVLAIYSVYFLPITFIAGVYGMNFDNMPELHHKYGYYFTLGGMALVVISTFIYVRRRQW; from the coding sequence ATGCCAATTGATACAATATACAGAAGCACCCACTGCGAATGGGTAGATGTAGAGGCTCCTACTGCGGAAGACCTGAAATTCCTTCATGAACGATACGAAATCAACAATCTTCTCCTTGAAGATACTATAGACCCTAATCACCTTCCCAAATATGAAGAAGATGGAAATGTAAAGTTTTTTCTCCTCCGAGAAAGTACAGAACTAGAAAGAAAAAACCTGAACACCATTAGCGATATCAGTACAAAAATCGCAATTTTTATTCTGGATAAAACCATTATCACTATCCACAGAATGAAAACCAGAAGTATTTCTGAAACGAAAAAAAAGCTAACACTTACACAAGAGGAAGTAAGCCCGCAGAAAGTAGCTTTAATGATCGCTATATTAATTATGAAAAGCTTCGATGATGAATCCATAAGCTTACTGGAAACAATGGATAATATTGAGAATGAAATTTTCCTTAAAAATACCAACCATACCAGCCAGATCCGAAGACTGTACAAACTGAAAAGAAAATCCGGGCTCAATTCGCGGGTTTTAGTGATTTCTACAGATGCCATCGACAAGTTTAAATTATTGAATCTTCAGGATTCTGAAATTGTGGATTTAAAGGATAAACATAAGGATGTCGTTGCCGATTTTGATCATCTGAACATCCAGATTACCAACCTTATTTCGATGTTTTTGGCCCTTTCGGACCAGAAAGCCAACCAGGTGATGAAGGTTTTGGCTATTTATTCGGTATATTTCTTACCTATCACCTTTATTGCCGGAGTGTATGGGATGAATTTTGATAATATGCCTGAGCTTCACCATAAATATGGGTATTATTTTACCTTGGGAGGCATGGCATTGGTTGTCATCAGTACGTTTATCTATGTGAGACGTAGACAGTGGTAA
- a CDS encoding DNA-3-methyladenine glycosylase I, which yields MSYCLAIEGMQPESRKELHKNYHDNYYGFPIHDDNELFGRLILEINQAGLSWETVLKKEDSFRKAYDNFDIQKIAAYTEEDRERLLNDSGIIRNKLKVNAAIENAKTIIELQKGFGSFEKWIEHHHPKTLPEWMKLFKKTFKFTGGEIVNEFLMSTGYLKGAHHETCPIHSKVLSQNPLWKRENNI from the coding sequence ATGAGTTATTGCTTAGCCATAGAGGGAATGCAGCCTGAGAGCAGAAAAGAACTGCATAAAAACTACCACGACAACTATTATGGATTTCCCATTCATGATGATAATGAATTGTTTGGACGATTGATTTTGGAGATCAATCAGGCAGGCTTAAGTTGGGAAACAGTTTTAAAGAAAGAAGACAGTTTCAGAAAGGCATATGATAATTTCGACATCCAGAAAATAGCGGCCTATACAGAAGAAGACCGTGAAAGGCTTTTGAATGATAGTGGGATTATCAGAAATAAGCTGAAGGTAAATGCAGCCATTGAAAATGCAAAGACTATTATAGAATTGCAAAAAGGTTTTGGTTCCTTTGAAAAATGGATAGAGCATCATCACCCTAAAACATTGCCGGAATGGATGAAACTTTTCAAGAAAACCTTCAAATTTACAGGCGGAGAAATTGTAAATGAATTTCTGATGAGCACCGGATATCTGAAAGGAGCCCATCATGAAACCTGTCCGATTCATTCGAAAGTTTTAAGTCAAAATCCCTTATGGAAAAGGGAAAATAATATTTAA
- a CDS encoding winged helix-turn-helix transcriptional regulator encodes MTKIKETSTNFANKKALSDECPEVYASNIIGGQWALAICCYLVNGKMRFGELKKRLQNITERMLTLQLRRLEEDKIITRTVYAEVPPRVEYELTEIGYKLKTIILEFEKWGIEHKHLIEEDYKNVNN; translated from the coding sequence ATGACTAAAATAAAAGAAACCTCAACCAATTTTGCTAATAAAAAGGCCCTCTCAGATGAATGTCCTGAAGTGTATGCTTCCAATATCATTGGTGGACAGTGGGCCCTCGCCATTTGCTGCTATCTCGTCAATGGTAAAATGAGATTTGGAGAATTGAAGAAACGTCTACAGAATATTACAGAACGTATGCTTACCCTTCAGCTTCGCAGATTAGAGGAAGATAAGATCATCACAAGAACCGTATATGCTGAAGTTCCGCCACGGGTTGAATATGAATTGACGGAAATTGGTTATAAGCTGAAAACTATTATTCTTGAGTTTGAGAAATGGGGAATAGAGCATAAACACCTGATTGAAGAAGATTATAAAAACGTTAATAATTAA
- a CDS encoding DUF2199 domain-containing protein, with amino-acid sequence MKYICECCGEEKEDWPALAYNAPDFYSYLSDEELKNATLTPDLCLVESPEETNRFIRAVLIQEVTDDCRDLDYGVWVSLSEKSYTEYVENYDHKEFKAEYFGWLNTYLPDYDFSESIPTTVVVDNTIGRPFVFPHQSYEHPFVQDFYNGITKEEAEKRINRVLNS; translated from the coding sequence ATGAAATACATCTGTGAATGCTGTGGCGAAGAAAAAGAAGACTGGCCAGCACTGGCTTATAATGCTCCTGACTTTTATTCTTATCTTTCTGACGAAGAATTGAAAAATGCAACGCTCACTCCAGACCTTTGTCTTGTTGAGAGTCCTGAAGAGACCAATAGATTCATTCGGGCTGTTTTGATACAGGAAGTTACCGATGACTGCAGGGATCTTGATTATGGAGTATGGGTTTCATTAAGTGAGAAAAGCTATACTGAATATGTTGAAAATTATGATCATAAAGAATTCAAAGCTGAATATTTCGGATGGCTTAATACTTATCTCCCCGACTATGATTTTTCTGAAAGTATTCCTACAACAGTCGTAGTGGATAATACCATCGGACGTCCGTTTGTTTTCCCACATCAAAGCTATGAACATCCTTTTGTACAGGATTTTTATAATGGAATTACGAAAGAAGAGGCTGAGAAAAGGATTAACAGGGTTTTAAATAGTTAA
- a CDS encoding HlyD family secretion protein, translated as MENNNTQAAEPKKKKSLVFPIILAAVVIGGGIYGYRAYSYGQYHEETDDAQIASNMSPVISKISGYVAQVKVKDNQFVKKGDTLVILDNRDQKMALEQAQAALSTARSNISNAEATTTATSKNIGSSEAAVVTANAQIEAAKVNVWKTSQDLKRYANLVKDHSITEQQYEQALAAKQSADRQLQVLVDQRNQIAQQTHIASSQTAASSQQISVAGSVAKQREVDVENAKLNLSYTVILAPEDGHVGKVSTQAGQYLQAGSQLFALVKNDQKWVVANFKETQVDKMVEGQKVKIEIDAFPDQEFEGVVSSFSPATGATFSILPPDNASGNFVKVVQRLPIKIDFVNLDKNIAKRLRTGMNVKAEVALK; from the coding sequence ATGGAAAATAATAATACACAGGCAGCTGAACCTAAAAAGAAAAAAAGTTTAGTTTTTCCTATCATTTTAGCAGCTGTAGTAATCGGAGGCGGAATCTACGGTTACAGAGCATATAGCTACGGACAGTATCACGAAGAGACTGACGATGCTCAGATTGCTTCCAATATGTCACCGGTAATTTCTAAAATCTCAGGATATGTAGCTCAGGTAAAAGTAAAAGACAACCAGTTTGTAAAGAAAGGAGATACGTTGGTGATTTTGGATAACAGAGATCAGAAAATGGCTCTTGAACAGGCTCAGGCAGCATTATCTACAGCCAGAAGTAATATTTCAAATGCAGAAGCTACTACAACGGCTACTTCAAAAAATATCGGTTCTTCAGAAGCAGCGGTAGTAACTGCTAATGCTCAAATTGAAGCAGCAAAAGTAAACGTTTGGAAAACCTCTCAGGATTTAAAAAGATACGCGAATCTTGTAAAAGACCATTCTATTACAGAACAGCAATATGAGCAGGCTTTAGCAGCAAAACAATCTGCAGACAGACAATTACAGGTTTTAGTTGATCAGAGAAATCAAATTGCTCAGCAAACTCATATCGCTTCTTCTCAAACGGCTGCAAGTTCACAACAAATCAGTGTTGCCGGATCTGTTGCTAAACAAAGAGAAGTAGATGTAGAAAATGCAAAATTGAATTTATCATATACCGTAATCCTTGCCCCTGAAGACGGACATGTAGGAAAAGTATCTACACAGGCAGGTCAGTATCTGCAGGCAGGATCTCAGTTGTTTGCCTTGGTTAAAAACGATCAGAAATGGGTGGTAGCCAACTTTAAAGAAACACAGGTAGATAAAATGGTAGAAGGACAGAAAGTGAAAATCGAGATTGATGCTTTCCCTGATCAGGAATTTGAAGGAGTGGTAAGTTCATTCTCTCCAGCTACAGGAGCTACTTTCTCTATTCTTCCTCCGGATAATGCGAGTGGTAACTTCGTAAAAGTAGTTCAGAGACTTCCTATAAAAATCGATTTTGTAAATCTTGATAAGAATATTGCAAAAAGATTAAGAACAGGAATGAACGTGAAGGCTGAGGTTGCTTTGAAATAG
- a CDS encoding M12 family metallo-peptidase has translation MMIRKIISLFLAFAFVVSCNRDNNEFNNGTSDYNHTRSVGASANDLLSNNKYNSLSIEIQYMPGYPPDSQAVEHLKSFLSSYLRKDNGITISLREIPGTPSSSLSADDIRKIENSNRTVFTGGSTMAVNILYTNGQYTGNANTLGIAYRNTSVALFGKTIHDNSGGAGQTSRTKLEATVLEHEIGHLLGLVDLGTPMQVNHKDSSNGNHCNNQNCLMYYASETTDILGFLTTGTIPQLDNNCKVDLKANGGK, from the coding sequence ATGATGATCAGAAAAATTATTTCACTTTTCTTAGCTTTTGCTTTTGTAGTCTCTTGTAATAGAGATAACAATGAATTCAATAATGGTACATCAGATTATAACCACACCCGCTCTGTGGGAGCTTCCGCCAATGATCTGTTAAGTAATAACAAATACAATTCATTATCAATAGAAATTCAGTACATGCCCGGATATCCACCGGATTCACAAGCTGTAGAACATCTAAAGAGTTTTCTGTCTTCTTATCTTCGTAAAGACAATGGAATTACTATTTCTCTGCGTGAAATTCCCGGAACCCCATCTTCTAGTTTATCGGCTGATGATATCAGAAAGATAGAAAACAGCAATCGTACTGTATTTACCGGTGGATCTACCATGGCTGTAAATATTCTATATACCAACGGACAATATACAGGTAATGCGAACACATTGGGCATTGCTTATCGTAATACATCTGTTGCGCTATTTGGAAAAACAATTCATGATAACTCCGGAGGAGCCGGCCAGACAAGCAGAACGAAACTGGAAGCTACAGTACTTGAACATGAGATTGGCCATTTACTGGGATTAGTAGATTTAGGCACCCCCATGCAAGTCAATCATAAAGACTCATCGAATGGCAATCACTGCAATAATCAAAATTGTCTGATGTATTATGCTTCTGAAACTACAGATATTCTAGGCTTTCTTACTACAGGTACCATTCCTCAACTGGATAATAACTGCAAGGTTGATCTGAAAGCCAATGGTGGAAAATAA
- a CDS encoding TQO small subunit DoxD — MKHTTNSQSYDLAGLYTLSLRMVIGWTYFSAFWRRLILENKLIPDEKGYIGEKFNHFLPNALGIKPIIEYLVTHPDALQRSMMTFTIIEAIVGLFIILGLFTRLMSIGIFSLALGILLGSGWLGTTCVDEWQIGVLGVAGGFVLFLTGSGAYSLDDYFIKKNKTFTQSKWFQWLGSGILPIAQPKVFVLTGSLLIFGLTLYTNQYFHGGVWGTLHNKSVKPKLEISNISYNNSDLTFEVYRTEGADVYGSFLIGIHILDKNGKILKEIDHKELSKFSKNNIKNHYVAKVKPGKYSLVIPLGAKADVNIGINDILHKDDIHTLKLIDISGIEWIENVH, encoded by the coding sequence ATGAAACATACTACTAACAGCCAGTCTTATGACCTGGCCGGATTATACACTTTATCTCTCCGAATGGTCATCGGATGGACTTATTTTTCAGCCTTCTGGCGCAGACTTATCCTCGAAAACAAGCTTATTCCTGATGAAAAGGGATATATAGGGGAAAAATTCAATCATTTTTTACCGAATGCTTTAGGAATTAAACCCATTATAGAGTATCTGGTTACCCATCCGGATGCCTTACAAAGATCTATGATGACTTTTACTATTATTGAAGCCATCGTAGGGTTATTTATCATTCTAGGCCTTTTTACCCGATTAATGAGTATAGGAATATTCAGCCTTGCTCTGGGAATTCTATTGGGTTCGGGATGGCTGGGCACTACTTGTGTGGATGAATGGCAGATTGGAGTCTTAGGAGTTGCAGGAGGTTTTGTTCTGTTTCTGACAGGAAGCGGTGCCTATTCTCTTGATGATTATTTTATAAAGAAAAACAAAACCTTTACTCAATCCAAATGGTTCCAATGGTTAGGTTCAGGAATTCTCCCTATAGCTCAACCCAAAGTTTTTGTACTGACGGGCTCTCTATTGATTTTTGGACTCACGCTTTATACCAACCAATATTTTCATGGTGGTGTTTGGGGAACTTTGCATAATAAGTCGGTAAAACCCAAGCTTGAAATCTCCAATATCTCCTATAATAATTCAGATTTAACATTCGAGGTTTACAGGACTGAAGGGGCCGATGTATATGGTTCTTTTCTTATAGGGATTCATATTCTGGATAAAAACGGAAAGATTTTAAAGGAAATCGATCATAAAGAGCTTTCAAAATTCTCTAAAAACAATATCAAAAATCATTATGTAGCCAAAGTAAAACCTGGAAAATACAGTCTTGTTATTCCATTAGGTGCTAAGGCGGATGTCAATATCGGAATTAATGATATTCTTCACAAAGATGATATTCATACCTTGAAACTGATTGATATTAGTGGGATTGAATGGATAGAAAATGTACATTAA
- a CDS encoding DHA2 family efflux MFS transporter permease subunit — protein sequence MQDSLVEYGARRVIITITAILCALLEIVDSTIVNVALNEMKGNLGSTLSEVGWVITAYAIGNVIIVPMTSWLSQQFGRRNYFAASIIIFTIFSFLCGNATNIWELVFFRLMQGIGGGALLVTSQTIITESYPIEKRSMAQAIYGLGVIIGPTLGPPLGGYIVDNFSWPYIFYINIPIGIAATLMTLQFVRSPKYAEKRKVSDVDWIGIGLLAVTVGSLQFILERGHEEDWFASGMIVAFTVAAVLGFILFLWRELTFKYPIVELRVLKNSNLRIGTMMSFVLGFGLYGSTFIVPLYTQSILGWTALQSGALMIPAALTTAFMMPIIGRLLAKGAKQQILVSLGLFIFFVYSFWGYKILTPDTSKDAFFWMLIVRGAGLGLLFIPITSLSLSTLKGQEIGQGAAFTGMMRQLGGSFGIAAITTFIANAGQKYRNNLISHLDENSFEVQQRLAALKASFVAKGMTPDAAMNAAYKMLDLSVTKQATVLSYMDVFLYLGIIFLICIPFILLVKERKSKEKIDLSEAMH from the coding sequence ATGCAAGATTCATTAGTAGAATATGGAGCGCGGAGAGTAATCATTACGATTACAGCTATCCTATGTGCCCTTCTTGAAATTGTAGACTCCACGATTGTCAATGTTGCCTTGAATGAAATGAAGGGAAATCTTGGATCTACACTTTCAGAAGTGGGTTGGGTAATCACGGCTTATGCCATTGGTAATGTAATTATAGTACCAATGACAAGCTGGCTTTCCCAGCAGTTTGGGCGTAGAAATTACTTTGCGGCATCCATCATTATATTTACCATATTTTCATTTTTATGTGGAAATGCGACCAATATCTGGGAGCTCGTGTTCTTCAGATTGATGCAGGGTATCGGTGGGGGAGCCTTATTGGTAACTTCACAGACGATCATTACGGAATCTTATCCGATTGAAAAAAGAAGTATGGCTCAGGCTATTTATGGTCTGGGAGTAATCATTGGTCCTACATTAGGTCCGCCTCTTGGAGGATATATAGTTGATAACTTCAGCTGGCCCTATATTTTCTATATTAATATTCCGATTGGAATTGCAGCAACCTTGATGACGCTGCAGTTTGTAAGAAGTCCGAAATATGCAGAAAAACGTAAAGTCTCGGATGTTGACTGGATTGGAATTGGATTGCTGGCAGTAACTGTGGGTTCATTACAGTTCATTCTGGAAAGAGGACATGAAGAAGACTGGTTTGCAAGTGGAATGATTGTAGCATTTACAGTAGCTGCAGTTTTAGGATTTATATTATTCCTCTGGAGGGAGCTTACCTTTAAATATCCGATTGTGGAGCTTAGAGTACTTAAAAATAGTAATCTAAGAATTGGAACTATGATGTCGTTTGTGCTAGGATTTGGATTGTATGGTTCTACTTTCATTGTACCTCTGTATACGCAGAGTATTTTAGGGTGGACGGCACTTCAGTCAGGAGCTCTGATGATTCCTGCTGCATTGACAACGGCTTTTATGATGCCTATCATTGGTAGATTATTGGCAAAAGGAGCAAAACAGCAGATTCTGGTTTCTTTAGGATTATTCATCTTCTTTGTCTATAGTTTCTGGGGCTATAAAATTTTGACTCCGGATACCAGTAAAGATGCTTTCTTCTGGATGCTAATTGTGAGAGGGGCAGGTCTTGGATTATTATTTATTCCAATTACATCTTTATCCTTAAGTACATTGAAAGGGCAGGAGATTGGTCAGGGAGCAGCCTTTACAGGGATGATGAGACAACTGGGAGGATCCTTTGGGATTGCAGCCATTACTACTTTCATTGCCAATGCAGGTCAGAAGTACAGGAATAATTTAATTTCCCATTTGGATGAAAATAGTTTTGAAGTTCAGCAAAGACTGGCAGCATTAAAGGCTAGTTTTGTAGCAAAAGGAATGACTCCTGATGCTGCAATGAATGCCGCTTATAAAATGCTTGACTTATCTGTCACCAAACAGGCAACAGTATTGTCTTACATGGATGTATTCCTTTACCTTGGGATAATATTTTTAATATGTATTCCGTTTATCTTACTCGTAAAAGAAAGAAAGAGCAAAGAAAAAATAGATTTGAGTGAAGCCATGCACTAA
- a CDS encoding alpha/beta fold hydrolase, whose protein sequence is MKLLFSLLFCLFLISTNAQTIYSKAYGSARNPAVIFIHGGPSGNATLFEGTTAQKLADKGFYVIVYDRRGEGRSKDESATMTFKESFEDLNQLYQTYHIKKAHILAHSFGGIIGTLFTNQFPEKVRTLTLAGALFTQQKTYDHILKQAKERFKNDSAQLQEISEIENLDKSSAAYRKRCYEIASKLDFFNMPNPTPESKNLRKEYEAGEFYKNNIRNHNSPIKFYQNEPLNNLDNTAILKEITRKNIPLFAVYGKNDGIFSEKQLNNLKNIVGKKNFKLIDNCSHYLFVDQQDEFLKFIELKLK, encoded by the coding sequence ATGAAATTATTATTTTCACTTCTTTTTTGCTTATTCTTAATTTCCACAAATGCTCAGACTATCTATTCAAAAGCTTATGGAAGTGCGCGGAATCCTGCTGTTATTTTCATTCACGGCGGTCCTAGTGGTAATGCTACTTTATTTGAAGGAACTACAGCTCAGAAACTGGCTGATAAAGGATTTTATGTTATTGTTTATGACAGACGTGGTGAAGGGCGTTCTAAAGATGAAAGTGCAACCATGACCTTCAAAGAAAGTTTTGAAGATCTGAATCAGCTTTACCAAACTTATCATATCAAAAAAGCACATATTCTTGCCCACAGCTTTGGAGGAATCATTGGTACACTATTCACCAATCAGTTTCCTGAAAAAGTAAGAACATTAACCCTCGCAGGAGCACTATTCACCCAACAGAAAACCTACGATCATATTTTAAAACAGGCCAAAGAACGCTTTAAAAATGATTCTGCTCAGTTGCAGGAAATCTCTGAAATAGAAAACCTGGACAAAAGCTCCGCTGCTTACAGAAAAAGATGTTATGAAATTGCCAGTAAACTTGATTTCTTCAATATGCCCAACCCTACTCCGGAAAGTAAAAATCTGAGAAAGGAATATGAAGCTGGTGAATTCTATAAAAATAATATCAGAAATCACAATTCGCCCATTAAATTCTATCAGAATGAACCATTAAATAACCTGGATAATACAGCAATTTTAAAAGAGATCACAAGAAAAAACATTCCTCTTTTTGCAGTCTATGGGAAAAATGATGGAATATTTTCTGAGAAACAGCTGAACAACCTTAAAAATATTGTTGGAAAGAAGAATTTTAAGCTTATCGATAACTGTTCACACTATTTATTTGTAGATCAACAGGATGAATTTTTAAAATTTATAGAGCTAAAATTAAAATAA
- a CDS encoding NAD(P)H-dependent oxidoreductase: MKTLVIVTHPEIEKSVINKRWIEELKKYPEKYTVHQLYEAYPDGKINVAKEQKLMESHDTIVFQFPFYWFSSPPLLKQWLDEVVLYGWAYGSNSGYKLAGKKMSLAVTAGIDEEGYSITGEYKYTMKELFRPYELTFDYVKGQYEEPFVYYGIERDSSDEWIERSVPMYLNFLDNL; this comes from the coding sequence ATGAAGACTTTAGTAATCGTTACTCATCCTGAAATTGAAAAATCTGTCATCAATAAAAGATGGATTGAAGAATTAAAAAAATATCCTGAAAAATATACCGTTCATCAATTATATGAAGCTTATCCTGATGGGAAAATTAATGTAGCCAAAGAACAGAAGCTTATGGAATCCCATGATACGATTGTGTTTCAGTTTCCTTTTTATTGGTTTAGCAGCCCACCACTTTTAAAACAATGGTTAGATGAAGTTGTTTTGTACGGTTGGGCTTACGGAAGTAACAGTGGCTACAAGTTAGCAGGAAAGAAGATGTCATTGGCCGTTACTGCTGGGATTGATGAAGAAGGCTATAGTATAACCGGAGAGTACAAATATACTATGAAGGAACTGTTTCGTCCTTATGAACTGACTTTTGATTATGTTAAAGGACAATATGAAGAACCTTTTGTTTATTATGGCATAGAGCGCGACTCTTCGGATGAATGGATTGAGAGAAGCGTGCCTATGTATCTTAATTTTTTGGATAATTTATAA